The Chitinophagaceae bacterium genome contains the following window.
ATCTTCTTTTGTTATATTTTTTACTTTTTCTAATTCTGTATTTACTAACTCCGGAGTATCTATAAAGGAACAGAAAGCGAGGTTCATTGCTCTGTGTAGTATATCTATCTCAGCAAATAGATGCGAGGTTTCATATTTATTGATAGATTTTTGAAGGTCTTTTTCTGTTATAATGGTGTTATTTTTAATCTGTTCTATCATATCATTTACTGATGAATCTGCTTCGTGGAATGTTTTATTTTGATTTAATTTTCCTTCTATGACCAAAAGGCCTGGGTCTATAGATCCTGTAATATAGCAGTTCAATGTATTAAATATTTGTTGTTTTTTTACGAGTGTATTATGAAAAGTGCTGGTATTTTCTGTTCCCAATATATCTGATAAAATATCTGTGGTATTGTATTGGTGGTGAGTTCGGTTGCACATTTTATATACCTTATAAAAAGCATTTGCAGGAACGGGAGAGTGGGTTTCATCTCTCTGTTCCTGCATTTGTATTGGTTCTATGGGGATATTTTGTGATGGAACTGTTCTTGAGGGGATTGGTTCAAACCATTTTTGTAAGAGTTTTTCTATTTGTAATGGATTTACGTTTCCTGCTATGGTCAGTATGGCATTGTTAGGGCTGTAATAGTTGAAAAAAAACTCTTTTACGTCTTGGATAGATGCTTCTTCAATATGCTCTATTTTTTTTCCTATGGTTGCCCATTTGTATGGATGAACTTTGTAAGCAAGTTCTCTGAGTTTGAGCCATACATCTCCGTATGGTTGATTTATGTATCGTTGTTTAAATTCTTCTATGACCACTTTTTTTTGAACTTCTAATACCTCATCGTTAAAATCAAGTTCTAACATTCTATCTGATTCTAACCAAAAGGCAGTTTCTATATTAGCAGCAGGCACTATGGTGTAATAATTTGTAATATCGGTGCTGGTAAAGGCATTGTTTTTGCCACCTACTTTTTGTAGTTCTGTATCAAAGTTTTTTATGTTTTTACTTCCTCCAAACATAAGGTGTTCAAAAAGATGTGCAAACCCTGTTTTTGTTTCGGATTCGTTTCGAGATCCTACTTTATAAAGTATATTTACCACCGTGAGATGTGAGGTTTCGTCGGGGATAATAAGCACTTCTAAACCATTGGTAAGGGAAAACTTCTCATAATGTGTCATGTGTATATGTTTTTATATTTTGAATCCGACTAATAAAACATCGTCAGTTTGTTCATTATTATTTTTCCAATCATTAAAATCTTTTCGGACTTCTTCAATTTGCTGATTAAAAGGTTCATTTTTTATAGTATTTAAAAAATCTTTTAACCGTTTGGTATTGTATTTTTTAAGGTTTGGTCCCCCGAATTGGTCTTTATAACCGTCAGTATACATATAAATAACCACATCTCCAATAACATTTTGTATATGTTTTTTATAATAGTGTGTTTTAAAAGATTCTCCTACGCCTACTATGGGCATTTTATCTCCGTTTATTTCATAAAATTCGCCGTCTTCTACATATACCATAGAGTTTATAGCACCTGCGAATTCAATTACTTTTTCATCTTTTGCAATACTTTGTGTTATACCAAGAACACTAATATCCATTCCATCTTGAACATCAGATTCACCTATATTTAATTTATCCATAAGTTCTTTTCTGAGTTCATTGAGTATAAGATCGGGCGATGTAATGCCTTCGGAATAAACAATTCTATTGAGAATATTTATACCTATCATACTCATAATTGCTCCAGGAACCCCATGCCCTGTGCAATCAGCACAAATTACTATAAAGGTATCATTTTTTCTTCCCGTCCAATAGAAATCACCACTTACAATGTCTTTAGGATTTAAAAATATAAAGTATTCTTTACAGAAGCTTTCAAAGAGGTTTAGTTCATTAAAAATGGCGGTTTGAATACGTTTTGCGTAGGTGATACTACTCAATACATTCTCATTTAATTTTTGTATTTCTTTTTTTTGTTCTTCTAATATATTATTTTTTTCTTGGAGAGTTTGGTAGTTATTTTTTAATATAAGTTCGGATTCTATAAGTTTATCGTTTTTATTTTCTATTTCGTTTTTTTGTTCGCTCAACAGTTTATTTGTTTTTGTTCTCTGATTTAAGGTGACGGTGACATACACGAGTATAATCAAGACAAGTACAACTATTCCTACTATAGCCATAGTTATAGATTCTTGTGCTTTTAATTTTTCGGAATTTAAGAGTTCATTTTCTTTAGATTTTTTCAAAAGTTCCTGCTGTTGGGTTATTTCATTTTTTCTTTTTTCTGCTAAAAGTTCTTGCCTTTCTGTTTCTGCTTTTGATGCTTCTAATTCTTGTTGGTGTTTCAGAACGTCTAAGTCGCTAAGTGCTTTTTGTCTTTCTAATTCTGCATTTTTATAGCTTGCATTTTGAAGTTCTTGGTTTTTTCTAAGAAGTTCTATTTGGCTATTTTTAATTTTTAATTCTTGAGCATCTTTTTCTTTTTGCAGTTGGAGTTCTCGTAGAGAGGCTTGTGCTCTTTCTTTTTCTATTACTTCATCTCTTGCTATTTTTTCTTCTTTATCTGTTTCTAATTGCTTATTTATAATTGCTTGTTTTTCTTCTTGTTCTTTACTGATAATTTTATTGTCTGCATCGTTTTTTCTATTGGTATATTCTTGTGATGTTTGGAAATTTCCTTCGTCGGCATTTATTTTTGCTATAAGTTCACATGCTGCTGATATAATATGATAATTCTTTAAGATTTCACCTATGGTTATTGCTTTTTCTGCATATTCTATTGCGGAGGCATTATTGTCGCTCAGGTATAGATTTATTGAAATAAAATTATACAATCTACCGAGTGTAGTTTTATCTTCTAAGTTAGTTGATTTGTTTATTGCTTGAATGTAGAGATTTCTTGCATTTTCGAACTCTCTCTTTTTCATTTCATTTGTGGCTTGATTTATTAAAAGTTCTACTTCATATTCTGTTTCTAAATCTATATTGGTATTTTTTTTAATGGAAGGGGTTATTTTTGCAGCGTATTCTTTAGATTTATTGAGAGCGCTTTCGGATTCTGTAATTTGATCGAGCTGCCTATATATATAACTGATATTGT
Protein-coding sequences here:
- a CDS encoding pitrilysin family protein, with product MTHYEKFSLTNGLEVLIIPDETSHLTVVNILYKVGSRNESETKTGFAHLFEHLMFGGSKNIKNFDTELQKVGGKNNAFTSTDITNYYTIVPAANIETAFWLESDRMLELDFNDEVLEVQKKVVIEEFKQRYINQPYGDVWLKLRELAYKVHPYKWATIGKKIEHIEEASIQDVKEFFFNYYSPNNAILTIAGNVNPLQIEKLLQKWFEPIPSRTVPSQNIPIEPIQMQEQRDETHSPVPANAFYKVYKMCNRTHHQYNTTDILSDILGTENTSTFHNTLVKKQQIFNTLNCYITGSIDPGLLVIEGKLNQNKTFHEADSSVNDMIEQIKNNTIITEKDLQKSINKYETSHLFAEIDILHRAMNLAFCSFIDTPELVNTELEKVKNITKEDIIQVSQSILNKENSSTLYYKIAK
- a CDS encoding SpoIIE family protein phosphatase yields the protein MSLQHAPYSFRFLKICIFFLLFCLSSHIYAQSLSDLFYLLNNSSNDKQKANYFTKIGNRYSENKSYLKAIEYYEKAIEIDPNNYQLYSDISFAYYKVNDIDKSLYYQKTLVDSLKKNNIPYVKGLKILAELYEIKKDYKQSLITEKELLDLYISKNDFLSVIVTYNNISYIYRQLDQITESESALNKSKEYAAKITPSIKKNTNIDLETEYEVELLINQATNEMKKREFENARNLYIQAINKSTNLEDKTTLGRLYNFISINLYLSDNNASAIEYAEKAITIGEILKNYHIISAACELIAKINADEGNFQTSQEYTNRKNDADNKIISKEQEEKQAIINKQLETDKEEKIARDEVIEKERAQASLRELQLQKEKDAQELKIKNSQIELLRKNQELQNASYKNAELERQKALSDLDVLKHQQELEASKAETERQELLAEKRKNEITQQQELLKKSKENELLNSEKLKAQESITMAIVGIVVLVLIILVYVTVTLNQRTKTNKLLSEQKNEIENKNDKLIESELILKNNYQTLQEKNNILEEQKKEIQKLNENVLSSITYAKRIQTAIFNELNLFESFCKEYFIFLNPKDIVSGDFYWTGRKNDTFIVICADCTGHGVPGAIMSMIGINILNRIVYSEGITSPDLILNELRKELMDKLNIGESDVQDGMDISVLGITQSIAKDEKVIEFAGAINSMVYVEDGEFYEINGDKMPIVGVGESFKTHYYKKHIQNVIGDVVIYMYTDGYKDQFGGPNLKKYNTKRLKDFLNTIKNEPFNQQIEEVRKDFNDWKNNNEQTDDVLLVGFKI